The following proteins are co-located in the Microcystis wesenbergii NRERC-220 genome:
- the glcD gene encoding glycolate oxidase subunit GlcD → MLLKNPPKISPNLIKQLEAILGKDGVIRRKDELLTYECDGITGYRQRPALVVLPRSTAEIAAVVKLCHDNEIAWVARGAGTGLSGGALPLEEGILIVTARMNQILRVDLDNQRVVVQPGVINNWVTQAVSGAGFYYAPDPSSQIICSIGGNVAENSGGVHCLKYGVTTNHVMGLKIVLPDGSIIDVGGAVPEQPGYDLTGLFVGSEGTLGIATEITLRILKTPESICVLLADFTSIEAAGQAVADIIKSGMIPAGMEIMDNLSINAVEDVVATGCYPRDAESVLLVELDGLGVEVARNKHRVAEICRQNGARNITTANDAETRFKLWKGRKAAFAAAGKISPNYFVQDGVIPRTQLVYVLQEIKALSEKYGYKIANVFHAGDGNLHPLILYDNKVEGAWEEVEELGGEILKLCVRVGGSLSGEHGIGIDKNCYMPAMFNEIDLETMGYVRDCFNPKGLANPGKLFPTPRSCGEAANAKIQGFAGVDVF, encoded by the coding sequence ATGTTACTCAAAAATCCCCCGAAAATCTCCCCCAATCTGATCAAACAGCTAGAAGCGATCCTCGGTAAAGATGGTGTCATCCGTCGCAAAGATGAATTATTAACCTACGAGTGCGATGGTATCACAGGATACAGACAAAGACCTGCTCTTGTGGTACTGCCCCGCAGCACCGCAGAAATTGCGGCGGTGGTGAAACTCTGTCACGATAACGAGATTGCCTGGGTAGCGAGGGGTGCAGGAACGGGCCTATCGGGGGGGGCGTTACCCTTAGAAGAGGGGATTCTCATCGTCACGGCGCGAATGAATCAGATTCTCAGGGTTGATTTAGATAATCAAAGGGTGGTGGTACAGCCCGGGGTGATTAATAATTGGGTGACGCAAGCGGTAAGCGGGGCGGGATTTTATTATGCACCGGATCCCTCTAGTCAAATTATCTGCTCGATCGGTGGTAATGTGGCGGAAAATTCCGGCGGGGTTCACTGTTTAAAATACGGTGTCACTACCAATCACGTTATGGGCTTAAAAATCGTCCTTCCCGATGGTTCAATTATCGATGTGGGGGGTGCGGTACCGGAACAACCGGGCTACGATTTAACCGGTTTATTTGTGGGTTCCGAGGGAACTTTAGGCATTGCCACGGAAATCACCTTAAGAATCCTGAAAACTCCGGAATCTATCTGTGTTTTACTGGCTGATTTTACCAGTATCGAGGCGGCGGGCCAAGCGGTGGCGGATATTATTAAATCGGGAATGATTCCGGCGGGGATGGAGATTATGGATAATCTCAGTATCAACGCCGTGGAAGACGTGGTGGCTACCGGCTGTTATCCCCGGGATGCCGAGTCAGTTTTATTAGTGGAATTGGATGGTTTAGGGGTAGAAGTAGCCAGGAATAAACATCGGGTTGCCGAGATTTGCCGTCAAAATGGGGCGAGAAATATCACCACGGCTAATGATGCCGAAACCCGCTTTAAACTCTGGAAGGGCAGAAAAGCGGCTTTTGCGGCGGCGGGGAAAATTAGCCCTAATTATTTTGTGCAAGATGGGGTGATTCCCCGCACTCAATTGGTGTATGTTCTTCAGGAAATTAAGGCTTTAAGTGAAAAATACGGTTATAAAATCGCCAATGTTTTCCACGCTGGGGATGGCAATTTACACCCGTTGATTCTCTACGATAACAAGGTAGAGGGGGCTTGGGAAGAAGTGGAGGAATTAGGCGGTGAAATTCTCAAGCTTTGTGTGCGGGTTGGGGGCAGTTTATCGGGGGAACATGGTATCGGCATCGATAAAAATTGTTATATGCCCGCCATGTTCAACGAGATTGACTTAGAAACTATGGGCTATGTGCGGGATTGCTTTAATCCCAAGGGTTTGGCTAACCCGGGGAAATTATTCCCCACCCCGCGCAGCTGTGGGGAAGCCGCTAATGCGAAAATACAAGGCTTTGCGGGGGTGGATGTGTTTTAG
- a CDS encoding response regulator transcription factor, translating into MLTLDTPPLSASTDFVPNHRILIVEDEEVIRDMIILALEEEGYEALGVSDGRVALELLQSQESNHGESRFDLVVLDLMLPQINGLDICRLLRYHGNIIPILILSAKASETDRVLGLEVGADDYLTKPFSMRELVARCRALIRRQGFTSLAAAPVRKFRDVLLYTQECRVTVRDEEINLSPKEFRLLDLFMSYPRRVWSREQLIEQIWGPDFLGDTKTVDVHIRWLREKLEIDPSQPEYLITVRGFGYRFG; encoded by the coding sequence ATGTTAACCCTTGACACCCCCCCCTTGTCGGCGAGTACGGATTTCGTTCCCAATCATCGGATTTTAATCGTTGAAGACGAAGAAGTGATTCGGGATATGATTATTTTGGCTTTGGAAGAAGAAGGTTACGAGGCGCTCGGTGTTAGTGATGGTCGCGTTGCCCTAGAATTACTGCAAAGTCAAGAATCTAATCACGGTGAGTCTCGTTTTGATTTGGTCGTTTTGGATTTAATGTTACCCCAAATCAACGGTCTTGATATCTGCCGTCTGTTGCGCTATCACGGCAATATTATCCCGATTTTAATTTTAAGTGCTAAGGCCAGCGAAACCGATCGAGTTTTGGGTTTAGAAGTGGGTGCCGATGATTATCTGACTAAACCTTTTAGTATGCGCGAATTAGTCGCTCGTTGTCGCGCTCTCATTCGTCGTCAAGGATTTACTTCCCTAGCTGCCGCTCCCGTGCGAAAATTCCGCGATGTTCTTCTCTATACCCAGGAATGTCGGGTGACGGTGCGAGATGAAGAAATTAACCTTTCTCCTAAAGAATTCCGTCTCCTCGACCTATTTATGAGTTATCCGCGCCGAGTTTGGTCAAGAGAGCAATTAATTGAACAAATTTGGGGGCCAGATTTTTTAGGAGACACCAAAACCGTCGATGTTCACATTCGCTGGTTACGCGAAAAACTAGAAATCGATCCCAGTCAACCGGAATACCTGATTACTGTACGCGGTTTCGGTTATCGTTTTGGCTAG
- a CDS encoding ABC transporter permease, which produces MTPVKLPIDPFLKPNLTTKLLGVGLVLTIIFILIALFSPLLQAIGLIQDPTDILSNYPLQTPSSAHWFGTNVRGYDVFSRTLFGARAALSVVFLATGLSLVIGVPLGLISGYLGGKIDRVLLFLMDTLYTLPGLLLSVALAFVLGRGIVNVAIAVSIAYIPQYFRVVRNQTASVKNELFIEAARAIGATPGRILSKYLFFNVVQSVPVLFTLNAADAILVLGGLGFLGLGLPEEVPEWGHDLKEALADLSTGIWWTTLFPGLAMTTMVVGLSLLGEGLSEIVNPLSRKR; this is translated from the coding sequence ATGACTCCTGTTAAATTGCCGATCGATCCTTTTCTGAAACCCAACCTAACTACTAAGCTCCTAGGGGTTGGGTTGGTATTGACAATTATTTTTATCCTGATTGCCCTGTTTTCGCCCCTTCTGCAAGCGATCGGCCTGATTCAGGATCCAACCGACATTTTAAGCAATTATCCCCTACAAACCCCCAGTTCCGCCCATTGGTTCGGGACGAATGTGCGCGGTTACGATGTCTTTTCCCGCACCCTATTCGGGGCCCGGGCGGCCTTGTCCGTGGTATTTTTGGCCACAGGATTATCTTTAGTCATCGGGGTTCCTTTAGGGTTAATTAGCGGTTATTTGGGGGGTAAGATCGATCGCGTTCTCCTCTTTCTCATGGATACCCTCTACACCTTGCCGGGGTTATTATTATCGGTGGCTCTGGCCTTCGTTTTGGGTCGTGGTATCGTCAATGTAGCCATCGCTGTTAGCATTGCCTATATTCCTCAATATTTTCGCGTGGTCAGAAATCAAACCGCCAGCGTCAAAAATGAGTTATTTATCGAAGCGGCACGAGCGATCGGGGCTACACCGGGTCGTATATTATCAAAGTATCTTTTTTTTAATGTCGTCCAAAGTGTCCCGGTTCTTTTTACCCTCAACGCAGCGGATGCGATCCTGGTTTTAGGCGGTTTAGGCTTTTTAGGCTTAGGATTACCAGAAGAAGTGCCGGAATGGGGTCATGATCTCAAGGAAGCTTTGGCGGATTTATCTACAGGCATCTGGTGGACCACTTTATTCCCCGGATTAGCGATGACCACGATGGTGGTGGGTTTATCCCTCTTGGGAGAGGGGTTAAGTGAAATTGTAAACCCCCTGAGTCGTAAACGCTAA
- the gltX gene encoding glutamate--tRNA ligase, which yields MTVRVRIAPSPTGNLHIGTARTAVFNWLFAHHHQGKFILRVEDTDLERSRPEYTENIQAGLQWLGLNWDEGPFFQTQRLNYYRQAIQTLLDRGLAYRCYCTPEELEKMREEQKARNLAPRYDNRHRYLTPEQQAQFEQAGRKAVIRFIIDDDREIIWQDLIREKVIWKGSDLGGDMVIARTSENAEENFGQPLYNLAVVVDDIDMEITHVIRGEDHIANTAKQILLYEALGAKVPEFAHSPLILNQEGRKLSKRDGVTSIDDFRKLGFLPQALVNYMTLLGWTPPDSTEEIFTLETAAEVFSLERVNKAGAKFDWTKLDWINSQYLHRLTGEELVPLLLPYWQEAGYNFDAETDRAWLIGLATLIGPSLTRLSDAVAESRLLLTPLANYNQEALSQLQLEGVKDIIKDILAAITPDLTGEAAKGIVETTTKAHRVKKGLVMKSLRAALMGELHGPDLMQSWLLLNQKGWDISRLQQAVNS from the coding sequence GTGACAGTAAGAGTTCGTATTGCCCCCAGTCCCACGGGAAATTTACACATTGGAACAGCGCGCACAGCCGTGTTTAACTGGCTTTTTGCCCATCATCACCAGGGTAAATTTATCTTGCGCGTGGAAGATACAGATTTAGAACGTTCTCGACCAGAATATACGGAAAATATTCAAGCGGGCCTACAATGGTTAGGACTGAATTGGGATGAAGGTCCTTTTTTTCAAACTCAACGTCTTAATTATTATCGTCAGGCTATTCAAACTCTGCTCGATCGAGGTTTAGCCTATCGTTGTTATTGTACCCCGGAAGAATTGGAAAAAATGCGGGAAGAACAAAAAGCCCGCAATCTTGCCCCCCGTTACGATAATCGTCACCGTTATCTCACCCCCGAACAACAAGCGCAATTCGAGCAAGCGGGGAGAAAAGCAGTAATTCGTTTTATTATTGACGATGATCGAGAAATTATTTGGCAGGATTTAATCCGGGAAAAAGTCATCTGGAAAGGTAGTGATTTAGGTGGCGATATGGTGATCGCTCGTACCTCGGAAAATGCCGAGGAAAACTTCGGTCAGCCTCTTTATAATTTAGCGGTAGTTGTTGATGATATCGATATGGAAATTACCCATGTTATTCGTGGGGAAGATCACATCGCTAATACGGCTAAACAAATTCTTTTATACGAAGCTTTGGGGGCAAAAGTGCCGGAGTTTGCCCACAGTCCTTTGATCTTAAATCAGGAGGGTCGCAAGTTATCTAAACGGGATGGAGTCACTTCGATCGATGATTTCCGAAAACTGGGTTTTCTGCCGCAAGCTTTGGTTAATTACATGACTCTCCTCGGTTGGACTCCTCCCGATTCCACTGAAGAAATTTTTACCCTTGAAACGGCCGCAGAAGTGTTTAGTTTAGAACGGGTAAATAAAGCGGGGGCAAAATTTGACTGGACTAAACTGGATTGGATTAATAGTCAATATCTCCATCGTTTAACCGGTGAGGAATTAGTGCCTTTACTTCTCCCTTACTGGCAAGAAGCAGGGTATAATTTTGATGCTGAAACCGATCGAGCTTGGTTGATCGGTTTGGCTACTCTCATCGGTCCGAGTTTAACTCGATTAAGCGATGCTGTCGCTGAAAGTCGCTTACTTTTAACCCCTCTGGCTAATTATAATCAGGAGGCTTTAAGTCAATTACAATTAGAGGGAGTTAAGGATATTATCAAGGATATTCTCGCCGCTATTACTCCCGATTTGACCGGAGAAGCTGCTAAGGGAATTGTTGAGACAACAACTAAAGCCCATCGGGTTAAAAAAGGTCTGGTGATGAAGTCTCTACGCGCCGCTTTGATGGGGGAGTTACACGGTCCTGATTTAATGCAGTCTTGGCTACTTCTCAATCAAAAAGGTTGGGATATATCCCGTCTTCAGCAAGCAGTAAATAGTTAA
- a CDS encoding creatininase family protein: MLLQLSTWLEVESYLEQSQGIIIPIGSTEQHGPTGLIGTDALCAEAIAKGVGKQVRAMVAPTLNVGMALHHTAFPGTISLRPSTLIQVILDYVTCLARAGFRQFFFINGHGGNIATLKAAFSETYYHLDSLNLPNTNEVKCQVANWFMVREVYLLAKELYGDQEGSHATPSEVALTQYLYPESLKNAFLSEKVASGHGIYGAANFRQNYPDGRIGSNPALATPEHGQRFYELAVKELSNTYLEWLSCPLSE; encoded by the coding sequence ATGTTATTACAGTTATCTACCTGGTTAGAGGTGGAATCCTATCTAGAACAATCTCAGGGAATTATTATTCCCATTGGTTCCACGGAACAACACGGGCCGACGGGACTAATTGGTACAGATGCTCTATGTGCTGAGGCGATCGCTAAAGGAGTGGGGAAACAGGTACGAGCAATGGTAGCACCCACCTTAAATGTCGGTATGGCCCTACATCACACGGCTTTTCCCGGTACGATTAGCCTTCGTCCTAGCACTTTGATTCAAGTCATCCTCGACTATGTGACTTGTTTAGCTAGAGCGGGTTTTCGTCAATTTTTCTTTATTAATGGTCACGGGGGCAATATTGCCACCCTAAAAGCCGCTTTTTCGGAAACCTATTATCATTTGGATTCCCTCAATTTGCCTAACACAAACGAGGTTAAATGTCAAGTGGCCAATTGGTTTATGGTGCGAGAAGTTTATCTTTTAGCCAAAGAATTGTATGGAGATCAGGAGGGTTCCCACGCTACACCGAGCGAAGTGGCGTTAACTCAGTATCTTTACCCTGAGAGCCTTAAAAACGCCTTTTTATCGGAAAAAGTGGCTTCTGGTCATGGTATTTACGGTGCGGCTAATTTTCGCCAAAACTACCCCGATGGTCGTATTGGGTCCAATCCTGCTTTAGCGACTCCCGAACACGGTCAGAGGTTCTATGAATTAGCTGTGAAAGAATTGAGTAATACTTATCTGGAATGGCTCTCTTGTCCTTTGTCCGAGTGA
- a CDS encoding NAD(P)H-quinone oxidoreductase subunit N, with protein sequence MALLTTGKPFIRDLEQYGALGVYAPLEGGYEGRYQRRLRATGYNVLHITARGLGDLSAYLTGIHGVRPPHLGKKNIGREAAVGPVYFIPPIATYQLENLPPKSKGLVIWIIESFVLSSEEKQYLINLSQQEPRLKFVLELGGERYFRWQPLSKSLIAA encoded by the coding sequence ATGGCACTACTGACCACAGGAAAACCATTTATTCGCGATCTGGAACAATACGGCGCTTTAGGTGTTTACGCACCCTTAGAAGGAGGTTACGAGGGACGCTATCAAAGACGTTTACGGGCCACCGGTTACAATGTCCTGCATATCACCGCTAGAGGTCTGGGCGATTTAAGTGCCTATCTTACTGGCATTCATGGAGTCCGTCCCCCCCATTTAGGTAAAAAAAATATTGGTCGGGAAGCAGCCGTGGGACCGGTTTATTTTATTCCTCCCATTGCTACCTATCAATTGGAAAATTTACCCCCCAAATCTAAAGGTTTAGTGATTTGGATTATTGAAAGTTTTGTTTTATCCTCGGAAGAAAAACAATACTTAATTAATCTTAGTCAACAGGAACCCCGGTTAAAATTTGTCCTCGAATTGGGTGGGGAAAGATATTTCCGTTGGCAACCTTTGAGCAAATCTTTAATCGCTGCCTAA
- a CDS encoding 2'-5' RNA ligase family protein yields MNQPQGSLFFIALLPPPEVQEIATKIKLEFAEIYNSRAALKSPPHVTLQPPFRWNLGELPDLERCLEEFARLHSPIPLILENFAAFKPRVIYINVQKTPELLTLQKRLLQQLESSLNISDNTSKSRAFAPHLTVGFRDLTKDNFWKAWSKYANQELFFEVIIDQITLLIHNGKHWQIYRQFSL; encoded by the coding sequence ATGAATCAACCCCAGGGATCTCTATTTTTTATTGCGCTTTTGCCGCCGCCGGAAGTACAGGAAATTGCCACAAAAATCAAGTTAGAGTTTGCAGAAATTTACAATAGTCGCGCCGCCCTGAAATCGCCTCCCCACGTCACTCTCCAACCCCCTTTCCGGTGGAATTTAGGAGAATTACCAGATTTAGAAAGATGTTTAGAGGAATTTGCCCGCTTGCACTCTCCTATTCCCCTAATTCTCGAGAATTTTGCCGCCTTTAAACCGCGAGTCATTTATATTAATGTCCAGAAAACCCCAGAATTATTAACCCTGCAAAAACGGCTTTTACAGCAGCTAGAATCTTCCTTGAATATCAGCGATAATACCTCAAAAAGCCGGGCTTTTGCGCCGCATTTAACCGTTGGCTTCCGAGATTTAACTAAAGATAATTTCTGGAAAGCTTGGTCAAAATATGCTAATCAAGAGCTATTTTTTGAGGTGATAATCGATCAAATTACCCTCCTAATTCATAACGGTAAGCACTGGCAAATTTATCGGCAATTTTCTCTATAA
- a CDS encoding sensor histidine kinase, whose product MTIFAFIFGVVLGLSICYWQVSRLNRELKRNLSALSDSVDLSASFPVTSLVRRELQFLSQSLQEREKSLEIQKSLLEIAPIAYLHIDADNQLLWCNQQAITLLKLDRWQPDQVRLLLELVRSYELDQLIQETRQKQSPQVQTWTFYPTNYPVTPISDRQVIAPKSIALKGYGYPLPEGEIAVFIENRQPLVELSQNRERAFSDLTHELRTPLTSISLLTEALQKRLQAPERRWLEQMGKEVERLSQLVCDWLEISELQADAGRSLQYQIINLEELISAAWQTVTPLAAQKQISLDYSSPVDWTLEVDHSRLLQVFLNLFDNAIKYSPDQGKIRLEIREISDTIGKKWLRIDVIDNGKGFNEADLPYVFDRLFRGDPSRTRQKQGSKDHSTGLGLSIAKEIIQAHGGSIVAQNDPNTGGARLQVTLPRQKN is encoded by the coding sequence ATGACTATTTTCGCTTTTATTTTCGGAGTAGTTTTAGGTTTGAGTATTTGTTATTGGCAAGTCTCACGCTTAAATAGAGAGTTAAAGCGAAACCTAAGCGCTCTCTCGGATTCGGTGGATTTGTCGGCCTCTTTTCCCGTTACCTCCCTAGTGCGTCGAGAATTACAGTTTCTCTCCCAAAGTCTGCAAGAGCGAGAAAAGAGTTTAGAAATTCAGAAATCCTTGCTAGAAATAGCGCCGATCGCCTATCTTCATATAGATGCCGATAATCAACTGCTCTGGTGTAATCAACAGGCAATTACCCTCTTAAAACTCGATCGCTGGCAGCCAGATCAGGTACGTCTGCTGCTGGAATTAGTGCGTTCCTACGAATTAGATCAATTAATTCAAGAAACTCGCCAAAAACAGAGTCCACAGGTGCAAACTTGGACTTTTTACCCGACTAATTATCCTGTCACTCCCATTAGCGATCGCCAAGTGATTGCTCCTAAATCGATTGCCTTGAAGGGTTACGGTTATCCCTTGCCAGAAGGTGAAATCGCTGTATTTATCGAAAATAGACAGCCTTTAGTGGAATTATCGCAAAATCGCGAGCGAGCTTTCTCTGACTTAACCCACGAGTTACGCACTCCCTTAACCTCCATTTCTCTCCTCACCGAAGCTTTACAAAAACGCCTGCAAGCTCCCGAAAGACGCTGGTTAGAACAAATGGGGAAAGAAGTGGAGCGTTTGAGTCAATTAGTCTGCGATTGGCTAGAAATCAGTGAATTACAAGCGGATGCGGGGCGATCTTTACAATACCAGATAATTAATCTAGAGGAATTAATCAGCGCTGCTTGGCAGACTGTCACCCCTTTAGCCGCCCAAAAACAGATTAGCTTAGATTATTCCTCTCCGGTGGATTGGACGCTGGAAGTGGATCATTCTCGTCTGCTGCAGGTTTTCCTGAATCTCTTTGATAATGCCATTAAGTATAGTCCCGATCAGGGGAAAATTCGCCTAGAAATTCGGGAAATATCCGATACTATCGGGAAAAAATGGCTGAGAATTGACGTTATCGACAACGGTAAAGGATTTAATGAAGCGGATCTGCCCTACGTTTTCGATCGCCTCTTTCGTGGTGATCCTTCCCGCACCCGTCAAAAACAAGGCAGCAAGGATCATAGTACCGGTTTAGGTTTATCGATTGCCAAAGAGATTATTCAAGCCCACGGTGGTTCGATCGTCGCTCAAAATGATCCTAACACCGGTGGCGCTCGCCTACAAGTCACTCTCCCCCGTCAAAAAAATTAG
- the phoU gene encoding phosphate signaling complex protein PhoU, producing the protein MSLSKETNHPDRTYFARSLQRLEQDVLRMGTLVEESFRLSHQSLFARDLEMAKKIAPLDKEIDRYYRQIELDCATLMTLQAPVAQDLRLLSAFMQLVRDLERIGDYAKDLAEIALKLFAYTPHDCMSEIEAMSHHAQYMLATSLVALADLDQEAGSKVKELDNTVDRAYDYLYHTLAHQRDIKGVVEPILLMALLIRHLERMADHATNIAQRVSYIVTGQRG; encoded by the coding sequence GTGAGCCTATCCAAAGAAACCAATCATCCCGATCGCACCTATTTCGCTCGTTCTCTCCAGCGATTGGAGCAGGATGTGCTGAGAATGGGAACCTTGGTCGAAGAATCCTTTCGTCTTAGCCATCAATCCCTCTTTGCTAGGGATTTGGAAATGGCGAAAAAAATCGCCCCCCTCGATAAGGAAATCGATCGCTACTATCGTCAAATCGAGTTAGATTGTGCCACTCTCATGACTCTACAGGCTCCCGTAGCCCAAGATTTGCGGCTTTTAAGTGCTTTTATGCAATTAGTGCGCGATTTGGAACGGATCGGCGATTATGCCAAGGATTTAGCCGAAATAGCACTCAAGTTATTCGCCTATACTCCTCATGATTGTATGAGTGAGATCGAGGCTATGTCCCACCATGCTCAGTATATGTTAGCCACGAGCCTGGTTGCTCTGGCCGACCTCGATCAAGAAGCGGGTTCAAAGGTCAAAGAACTAGATAATACGGTCGATCGAGCCTATGATTATCTCTATCACACTCTCGCCCATCAAAGAGATATCAAGGGTGTGGTGGAACCAATCCTGCTGATGGCTTTACTAATCCGTCATCTGGAACGCATGGCCGATCACGCCACCAATATCGCCCAAAGGGTATCCTACATTGTTACTGGACAGAGAGGCTGA
- a CDS encoding ATP-dependent 6-phosphofructokinase, whose amino-acid sequence MGEKKRIGILTSGGDCAGLNAAIRAVVHHASGNYGWEVVGIREATNGLVSRPPKTTIFDIEGVDRLLVMGGTILGTTNKGDPFAFPMPDGTLIDRSQEIIDGYHSLGLDALIGIGGDGSLAILRRIAQQGGINLIGIPKTIDNDVGATEVSIGFDTATNIATEALDRLHFTAASHNRVMILEVMGRDAGHIALAAGIAGGAHIILIPEIPYRLEKICEKIRQRQRLDKQFSLIIVSEAVRTETGNRLVQKEALGEDRLGGIGRYLAEEVARETGAETRVTFLGHIQRGGIPSPMDRLLGAAFGVAAVDLIAQGEFDRMVAWQNRQVVSVPIEEAIKTYRVVDPEETLVKTARGLGICLGD is encoded by the coding sequence ATGGGTGAAAAAAAACGAATTGGAATTCTCACCAGTGGTGGTGACTGTGCGGGTTTAAATGCCGCCATTCGTGCCGTTGTCCACCATGCCAGTGGCAATTATGGCTGGGAAGTGGTGGGTATTCGAGAAGCAACGAACGGATTAGTTAGCCGTCCCCCCAAAACCACTATCTTTGATATTGAAGGAGTCGATCGCCTGTTGGTGATGGGAGGAACAATTCTCGGTACTACCAATAAAGGGGATCCCTTCGCTTTCCCGATGCCGGATGGAACCCTGATCGATCGCTCTCAGGAAATCATTGACGGCTATCATAGTCTGGGACTGGATGCCCTGATCGGCATCGGTGGCGATGGTAGTCTGGCGATTTTGCGCCGTATTGCCCAACAGGGAGGCATTAATCTGATTGGTATCCCCAAAACCATCGATAATGATGTGGGAGCTACAGAAGTCTCCATCGGCTTCGATACAGCTACTAATATCGCCACAGAGGCCCTCGATCGCCTCCATTTTACCGCCGCTAGTCATAACCGGGTGATGATTCTAGAAGTTATGGGTAGAGATGCCGGCCATATCGCCCTGGCTGCCGGTATTGCGGGGGGGGCCCATATCATTCTCATTCCCGAAATTCCCTACCGATTAGAGAAGATCTGCGAGAAGATCCGGCAACGGCAGCGTCTGGATAAACAGTTTTCTCTGATTATTGTCTCCGAGGCTGTGCGTACCGAAACTGGCAATCGCCTAGTGCAAAAGGAAGCCCTAGGGGAAGATCGTCTCGGGGGTATCGGTCGCTATTTAGCCGAAGAAGTTGCCAGGGAAACCGGGGCCGAAACGAGAGTGACTTTCCTGGGCCACATTCAACGGGGGGGTATTCCTTCTCCGATGGATCGCTTACTGGGGGCGGCTTTTGGCGTGGCGGCCGTGGATCTGATCGCCCAGGGAGAATTCGATCGCATGGTGGCCTGGCAAAATCGGCAAGTGGTCAGTGTTCCCATTGAGGAGGCGATTAAAACCTATCGCGTCGTCGATCCCGAAGAAACTTTAGTCAAAACCGCCAGGGGTTTGGGTATTTGTCTAGGGGATTGA